One segment of Setaria viridis chromosome 4, Setaria_viridis_v4.0, whole genome shotgun sequence DNA contains the following:
- the LOC117852183 gene encoding uncharacterized protein, which translates to MVQLPSSGKRHAEPAEAAMAPARRAAAAAAAAAVKLEVEELGADERGPLSKRAKAAQSAPPTPPQQQQDMYHNVLDEPSPLGLRLKKSPSLLDLIQMRLSQASNAGESSIDNSGSEPSKKKDNKSGVSAAGERLKASNFPANILKIGTWEYVSRYEGDLVAKCYFAKHKLVWEVLEGGLKSKIEIQWSDITALKATCPENGQGTLDVVLARPPLFFKETDPQPRKHTLWQATSDFTGGQASMHRRHFLQCPSTLLSKNFEKLVQCDQRLYQLSQQPEIILETPVFEPRCSIFEDPVESKCAGFTNLKDEHEALPGYSGSLSPCAGSSMSAKNEANDSIGMPAEYLPQTVGSGAGAVGLQAISRNVNGAAPEFNIPHWWSQLKVPGLRPSMSVDDLVNHLGNCISEHITSGNTALAKNEVPTKETLEEIAQYLLGDAQGPPVSASEERSLMARVDSLCCLIQKDTVPVAKPKPEPNDSGGIGVDASDGSDEEFSSAPTGKTTDAAELPAMSRKDSFGELLTNLPRIASLPQFLFKIPEDTEN; encoded by the exons ggcggcggcggccgtgaagctggaggtggaggagttggGGGCCGATGAGCGCGGCCCGCTTAGCAAGCGCGCCAAGGCCGCTCAGTCTGCTCCCCCGACGcctccgcagcagcagcag GATATGTACCACAATGTACTTGATGAACCTAGCCCGTTGGGCCTGCGGCTGAAAAAAAGCCCATCTCTGTTGGATTTGATTCAGATGAGGCTTTCTCAAGCATCCAATGCTGGAGAGTCTTCAATTGACAACAGTGGTTCAGAACCTTCCAAGAAGAAAGACAATAAATCTGGCGTGTCTGCAGCTGGCGAACGGCTAAAGGCTTCAAATTTTCCTGCAAATATATTGAAAATTGGTACATGGGAG TACGTATCACGGTATGAAGGTGATTTGGTGGCCAAGTGTTACTTTGCAAAGCATAAGCTTGTGTGGGAAGTTCTGGAAGGTGGTCTTAAGAGTAAGATAGAAATTCAGTGGTCAGATATTACTGCTTTGAAGGCAACTTGCCCCGAAAATGGACAAGGAACCTTGGATGTGGTG TTGGCCAGACCACCTCTATTCTTTAAAGAGACAGATCCTCAGCCGAGAAAGCACACATTGTGGCAGGCTACCTCAGATTTCACTGGTGGCCAAGCAAGTATGCACAG GCGGCATTTCCTGCAGTGCCCTTCAAccttgttgagcaagaattttGAGAAGCTTGTTCAGTGTGATCAACGGTTATATCAATTGAGCCAACAACCAGAGATCATATTAGAGACTCCAGTGTTTGAACCTAGGTGTTCAATATTTGAGGATCCGGTTGAATCAAAATGTGCTGGTTTTACTAATTTGAAAGATGAACATGAAGCTCTACCTGGGTATTCAGGTTCCTTGTCACCATGTGCTGGCTCATCCATGTCTGCTAAAAATGAAGCCAACGATTCCATTGGAATGCCAGCAGAATATCTTCCTCAAACAGTAGGCTCAG GAGCTGGTGCTGTAGGTCTGCAAGCTATCAGCAGAAATGTGAACGGTGCAGCTCCAGAATTCAATATTCCCCACTGGTGGAGTCAATTGAAGGTGCCTGGGCTTAGGCCATCGATGTCAGTGGATGATTTGGTAAACCACCTAGGTAACTGCATCTCAGAGCATATCACTTCAGGCAATACAGCACTGGCCAAAAACGAGGTGCCAACCAAAGAAACACTGGAGGAGATTGCTCAGTATCTTCTTGGTGACGCACAAGGCCCACCTGTCTCTGCCTCTGAAGAGAGATCACTGATGGCTAGGGTGGACTCCCTCTGCTGTTTGATTCAGAAAGACACAGTGCCAGTTGCCAAGCCAAAGCCTGAGCCAAATGACAGTGGCGGCATTGGCGTGGATGCCTCAGATGGTTCTGATGAAGAATTCAGTTCAGCACCAACAGGGAAAACTACAGATGCTGCCGAGCTGCCAGCCATGTCGAGAAAGGACTCTTTTGGGGAGCTCCTGACGAACCTCCCCCGCATCGCTTCACTACCGCAGTTCCTTTTCAAGATACCAGAGGATACTGAGAACTGA